The window GCTCTGGAGACCCTGGGCTCTATCTCCTGATGCCTATCTGCCTTCTCCTGTCCGACTCCTTGGCTGAGGGACCAGGCTCGAGACCCAGCCCTGCCAGCCGAGCAGTCCTCCATGCAGGCTGAAGCAGACTGCCTGTGTTCAAATGCTGGGTCTGCTGGTGACCAGCGTGGGTAACCCTGGACCAGTTatctaacttctctgtgcctcagtcttctcagctataaaatggggactCATCAAATAAGTGTCTGACAGCTGGGGATGAAACACTGACCCAAACAGACAAAACCCTCATTCTCTTACTCTAGCGAGGCTTGGGCGGGACCATAGCGTGCCCTATATGACTGCTCGGCACAGCTCAGGCCTACACTTGGGTTCAAGGGTTGGctgttatttaaaattcattCCCAGCACCAAATCCAAGTGTCCCTCCTCTGGCCAAGCCTCCTGCTCTTCTTCACTGAGAAGTCTGGCTCTGTGAGTGTCCTTGCCTGCCTTCCCGGGGTATAGAGGGACTGACCAGACAGTTGAGGGACAAAGCGGTGTTTCCTGGGAGAAATCAATGTTCCCTTCAGCCCTACTGTGTGCTCAGCACTGGGCCAGTCCCTTCCGTGCACCCTCCTGCACATTTTATCACCATCGTTCAGGGAGGtactgagattcagagagggcCAGCAATTCCTTCGAGGACACACAGCAGGTAAGGCCTCTGGTTCTGGGTGTTTCTGTCACCCCCACTCCATGGCAGTCCTTGGTCCTGGAGCAGCAATAAGAACAAACACCCCCCTTGGGTTTTCACCAAAGCAGTGGGAACAAGAAGAAGACAGAGGTggtgaaggagggggtgggtCTTCCATGTAAATGAGGCCAAAGCGTAGGCCAGTGGGAGGAGCCAGGCCCCAGCCAGGAAGGTCAGGGATTAGAGGGGACAGGCCCAGCGTCTCCAGATCCAGCTGGAAGCCCAAGGATTTGAAACTCCAGCCTGACTTGGGACATTCCGTCTTGGAATTCCCCACATTCCAGTCTGGAGACCTCCTTGGTATTGGATGCAGTGCTAAGGAGAGGAAGTATTTGGtcttctcccttcttatctggTAATTGTCTGAGATTCCTCACTGTAGGCTGTGTCCTCCCTGCAGAAACCAGACACCAAGGACCTGGGGCACAGAGCCGGGAAGCAGGTGACCAGGTGACGCCCGAGCTTCATCAGGAAGAAGGTTGTGGGGCGGGGTGAACGCGGACACCCCATGGAGGAGGCACAAATGAGTTCTGCAGATGGCTGGAGGGTACTCTCGACAAGGCTGGGGGTGCCCTGAACGTCAGGGCAGAGGGTCTGGTTCTCCCTCAGGCCACATGAAATCTGCTCAAGTCATATGATTTCAAGGGTCATTGTGGCCTTCTTGTGCTTCTGCTCTCGGTGTGAGGGGAAGCAGAGGAGAAGAGACACTTccagagccggggggggggggggggcagggctccTCCACATCACACAGAGGTGGGACAGCTGggatgggggggggagaaagaggccACAGGGCTGAAGAGTGCTGGAGGTGACAGCAGAGAGTTGGCGGGGCGCTGTAGGAGGCCCCTGAGGGACACAGCGGAAAGAGGGCCTTTCAAGGTGTGTGACTAGCACTCACGAGCCTCCTGGCCTTGCACACATGCTTTGGCATTTCATGACGTGACTGTCAGGCTGTGACATGCACTTGGTGACAAACAGCCCGGTGTGCGCACTGCAGAACACTCACATTTCAGAAAACCCCACCATTGGGGCCAGGCTAACAGACGCTTCATGGTCTGCAGCTTTGGGCGGGCTGTGTATCTTTCCCTCCTGTCACCTCCACAGCACCAGAAGCCCTCATGGGACCCCCATCCAGAGGACCTGCTGGGTAGACATTTGTCAAACTTTGCCGAGCAAGACCGGGTCTTTGTCTCCTGCATGATCTATAGGGCAATTGTTCGATCAATAAGCACAAGCTGATTTAAGTGCACCTTATTAATTATTTAAGTCATGCATTATTGAAAAGGTCACTACCCGTTAACTGTTTAAATGATCGTTCATGAAACTGGTTGTATCTCCTGTGAGGATGCAGCAATGGTgagctgagcacctactatgcaccTGGTGTTTCATCCTCAGAACAAGCCCAGGGTGAAGGGCTGTGCGTTCTTCACAAGAATTGGAAGGTTGAAGGGGATAAAGCAACTTGCCTGAAGTTATGGGCTGGTAAAAGGCAGAGgtaggacttgaacccaggtcgGGTTGCTTGCAAAGCTCATGGACTTGGCAGTGACCATAGTGTTGTAGGTTTTTGCACCTGAATCTTGCAGCCTAGACTCAGTATCGGGATGTCCTGGAATAATGTGCCCATGGCAGCAGCTCAGCCCCCACAGAGCGTTGGCACCTCTCACCCCATGCCTTAACGGGGGCATCTGCCCTCAGCCGGGCTTCTGCCCAGGCCTGGGTCctgccagtggcacagtgggttccTGCGCCAAGGTGCACagagcctcctctctccttccaacTCCGCACTGCCAGGGACCCCCAGGGCGGGTTGTTCCGTACCTCCCACCAGACTGGGACTGGACAGATGAGAGTCGCAGCAGAGGAGGTGGGATGGGAACTCACGCCTTGAACAGAGTGAACAGGTTCTGCTGGGGGCAGCCACCCCGCAAGGCCATTCCCCTAAGGTCCCACCTCCCTGGCTAGCTTCCTTCCCGGCATCACGGAGCGCCTGCCTGCATTGGGTTTCTGTGACTCAGCATATGTGCATGATGGAACCCAGTAACGTGCTCAATTTCTAAGTTCATTCTGAAAAAACttctcccctccagcccctcaAAGACTGATTTGCCTCCTTCGACCAGACTGTGAAAATTTGGGAAGCCATCCAATTCCCCCTTTTGCCTTGTCAACCAGGAAACTCACAACTCTGTTTAACACTCAGTGGCAATTACTCCAACACCAGGTCCTACGTGTGATAAACTCACAAGCTATGTATGCTTCCAAGCTCCATTTCCACCTCTCACTCTGACTTTCTTGTCCAGGCACATGTTACCGTGAGCAACTTCAAATCTTTCTTTGCAAATAACTAGGTAATTGGCGAGTCAAACACAGCAGCTATAATGATCGGGTATTTTCTAAGTTTGCCAGTCAAAGACAAGAGACCCAGGGCATCCTGGGACCCAAATGCAACCACTCACCAGGCAGATGAACTCTGGAAGGTCACCAGCGGTGGGCTGTGGGTGTCTCCCTGCAGCGTGTGCACAGCCTGGGGGGCTTGTGGCAAGGGGTCTGGGGGCGGCTGTGGCTGTGGGGCCGGCTGCCCTGGCCGGGGGCCCCGGGCAGGGTTCCCCCACCGCCGGGGGTCCTGTTTCATCCACCGTCCATGAATGCCACAGCGCGCCAGGTAAACCTTGCAAATGTCGTAGTTCATTGCCGAGTAATACAAAAGATCCAGGATCAGCAGCATCAGCACGAAGAAGCCATAGATCCACACTCCCAACAAGGCGGTGTAATTGCtgaggaaaaacagagagaggctaTGAGAGGAGACAACAGCGGTCCTGCTCAGGCTGGAGTTAATCAGCTGGGTTGATTAGAGAACATGACAAGGGGCTATTTCGGGGTCCTAGAGAGGAGGGGCGGTGAGGAGTCCTGGCTCCCTCTCCTCATGCTCACCCTCCACTTACTCTCTCCCACTTGccctatctgcttcttcccagATCCTGCAATCCACTGCCCTAGACCCTTGTCCCAGCCTGAGCATCTCCCTGACACCCCAAGTCCTTGGACAGGGATCCTGGGGAGGGGGAGCAATGTTAAGCCTTTGACCAGACCATGAAAACCTGGAAAGCCATCCAATTTATCCTTTTGGAAGAAATATTCAGTTGGGCATTTGGTGGACCCTACCTTTACCCTCATGACAACCCCAACATCGGTGCTAGTCACAGGCCTGTCAGTTGTCCCTCATGGGTgccacctgcctgcctgccccaggacctttgcttATGCTGTTCCCGCCACCTGGGATaccagctcctccccatcttaCTGGACCCAGGGAAAATGCAAGAAGCCTATTGTCTTAGGAAAAACTGACTCAAGTTCCAGAGCCATAAGCCCCTGCCCCTCAGCCTCCACAGTGGGCCACCTCACACCCCCACGTGCTGTGGAACTCAGCCGGGGCATCCCACCTGGGCCAGCTCCCTTACAGCTTGCTCCAATCTCCCTCTTGCTCAGAAGCCCAGGAAATGGCACCAGCTCAGCCACCTTCCCCGTGCCCCATGCAGCAGTCACTGGTGCTGGCTGTTCCACTCATTACCTGCCTTTCAGACCTCCCTCTATCCCCTCCCCCAATGAGCCCCTTCAGCAGGCAACACCAGGCTGTGTGTGGCCAGGGGTCCCAGGGCTctgacattatttttcttattctttcaccCAGTGCTTCCTACTGAGGGCTGTTCTGCCCCCAGAAGCACAAATGTGGAGGGTTTTAAGCTGCAAATGATCGCAGCCCCTTCGTGGAACCTGGCTCCCCAGCTAAGGGGCCTCGTCATCGAGGAGCAGGCCCTGCTAGCTCCAATactgggcctttgcacaggctgtgCCTTCTGCCTGGGCAGCCTTTTCTGATTTCCCTGCCTGACTCTTACCACTGCCTCTCTGAGACCAGCCATGCTGCCCCTCCATATGGGTGGGTCCGGCCCCTCTGGCCTGAGTGCCCCTCAAGCCCAGAGCCCACCACCTGGACTGTGGCATAGATCCTTCCACCCAGGGAAGGTCTAAGTGCCCACTGTACCCAGGGAGGGCAGTTTCCTGGGCTTGCTGCTGCACTGGGGCTGCTGCCCTGCAAGCTGTGCTCACCAGGGACCGTGGCTGTTTAAGGAACCAATTTACCAATCACTCAAATGCCGCCTCCATCTGTTCGCTGTGGCAGCCTCTGTTCAGGAGGGTGTGCACTGCCCGGTGGCAGAGAGGAGGCACGTCACTGAAAAACGGCCTTGCTACTCACATCCCACATGGGGGGACCCACCCAGCTCTTGCCAGACAGGGAGGACCCCTCCATGTCCTGGGTCCCCACAGCAGGTCCCTCTGGACCCTGTCTGGAGCCAGGGAACTGGGCCTGGAACCAGGAGGCCTGATTCTGGTTCCTCCTTGGCCCAACCTTGTTGTGTGGCCAGGGAGAATCCCTGCATGTCTCTGGGCCTGCAGGAGAGGATGTGAAGCCCCTCCTGGTCTCAGCTACCAGGCTCTGGATCTTCCTGGCTCAGTTCACCCCGGGTGCAGCTGCGGCCTCAGCAGTGAGATGGGGCTGCTCCCCTCCCACTGCTCCAGCCCCTGCCAGAGCTGGGCCCAGGCGGGGGTTCTCAGTTGCTCACATGTGCCCTCTGCCTGAAACGCCCTCCTTCCCCTCACAGGGAGAGGCCTCTGCATGTCCCAAGCACTTAGCACGGAGCCGGAACTGACAGGTACTTGGGGCTGGGTATCTGCTTGAGGAACGAGGGACCAGACACTTTCTATCACAGCTGCCCTCCTGCGGTCCCACCTCCAGCCACCACCTCTGTGAGGCCTGCAGATGTCTCAGGGGCTTGTTCAGGCTAAGGCCTAAGTAATTGCCAGCCTGATTTCCAGGGGAAGCTACACTCGCCTGAAGGCAATCTGGGTATGAAATTCCTAGCAAGGAACAGAGGCCAGCAGCCAGTCTGGCATGTTGAGGCAGGAGTCCTGGGTGGACATCCCCAAGGACAGAGGGGGAGGGCCTGGCTCTGGTCCCTACACAGCTGATTCCCTCTCTCCAGCCTGCCCTGGAGCCTCCCCAGGGTTGCTCTAAGCTTCGAGCTTTCCTCAGTGGTTCCCATGGCAGCGCCGAGGGggctgagggaggagcagggagtggGAGGCAGGGGCAGCTGTTTGCAGATACTGCCCTGTAGAGAGGGCATCTGTGATGCCGGCTGGGGGTGTTGGCTGGACCACGGCTGGCCTGGAACCTCCAGGACTGAGAAATAACAGTAATGAAAGCAGCAGCGGGTGTGCATTGCTCTAATGGTTTTACACATCTTAGCCCATTCAGCACGCACAGCCGGAAGGGAGGATTATTGCCAttggccccaccccacccccgtttgCAGAcggaagactgaggctcagaggaattAAAAGACTTGTCCAAGATCTCAGTCattaaatggcagagccaggattggaACCCAGCAGTCTAGCTTCGGAGCACACATTTCTAACCACTGCATATACCACCTTGGACCGGTGCCACTCAGGTTAAGTATTGTACCATACTGCCTTGGGCAGGTGCTACCCAGGTTCTCTGGGCAGACAAGACACCTCCATGTCTTTGTCTATGCTGCTCCTCTGCCTGGAAGTCAATCCCTACCTGCTGTACACCCAGCTGGCCCTGCCCCCCATGTCTTAGTGCAACTAtcacctccaggaagccttccttgatgtGTTATGCTGGGCCCAATCCATCCTCTGGGGCTCCCAGAGCCACTGGATTTCCCAGAACACACTGTGTTGTCTTTGCTGTTCGGCAGGATTGCACTGTCTGCACCCCAAGACCAGGTCTGCTTGAAGCTAGGACCAGGATCCATCTTCTCTTCGTGTGCCCAGAGCTCAGCACAGGGCTGCTCCTGATGTTACTTTAGCTATTGCACAGTGAGTGCTATGGTGAACTGGGCACCATGGCGGCCTTGATAGTAACCTCATCACTGGATTGTATCTTCTTTATACATGGTCACTAATAGTTAACAGTCCTACTAGCAATCAGCACACACTCCTGAATCTTTGCAACAGTACTATGAATGAGAAGCCAGTCTCGCagatttacagatgaaaaaataaaccCAGAGAGACAAAGTCACTTGCCAAAGGCTACACAGCTGGAAGGGGGCTCTACTGGGATTTGGACCCGGGTCTGTCTGACCTCAGACTGTGCAGAATCTTGGGGAAATCCCAAGGTCAAGTCCAGGACAAATGTCCAGGGATGCTCCCACACCTGTGCCGTGTGCCCACTTGTCCCGGCACACCTTCCAGCAGGAACTAGAGATGGCTTCCCATCCCCCGATCCAGCATCTCATCATGTCCCTGTCCCCACGTGTGGGGGGCTGCTGGGCCTGCTGGGTGCTGCTCGCTGTGACTGGCACAGACCTCATCGCCCTCCCAGCCCAGAGAAGTGAGGGGCGCACCAGCAGGAGGTGCTCCCTTCGCTGAAGCCCACTTCTCTGCAAGGGAGCCCACCCTGGAGGTGGCCACTGGCCAGGAAGCCCAGGACGTGGACACCGGCCCCAGGCAGTTCTCCTGTCTTCTGTGGTCAGCTGGATCCATGGTTATTGGCTGGCTGGGAGCATCTtggtttttacatttaattttaaaaatgtgatctgGAAATTAATTCCATCCAAATGCAGGGGTcttttttgagtgtgtgtgtgttttaaagggCAAAAGTTAAAATAGAGGCTGTTTGATGGGGCAAGATGTGAAGCCAGCCAAAGCTACAGTTCTTCATTCTATTTTGGGACATTTATTGATTCAAATGCTTTTGGTGTTTCCCAAAACTAGTAAATGAAACTTCTGATGGAGGAATCTCACCAAATACCTTCCGGGGTCTGGAGCAGGTAGGTCAGCCAGAGGAGCAGCTGCGACCAGGTAGAAGCCCGGTCACCACCCCACAGGCTATTCCAGTGAGGATGGAGTAGGTGAGTCCCCAAAGCTGCTGGGTCAGAACGAGAACATTTGCTCGATCCACCTCACCTAAAGTGTCCCAGCATCAAGCCCTCCTGCGAGGCGGCCAGCTGGTCAGTGCGGCAAGCTGATCTGGTGACTAAATTCTCAGCCCGAGAAGGCAGGGCTGCGTGAATGCGAATACCAGCTCTGCAAAATGCTCTCTCTGTGATCTTGGGAACCGAGCTCtactttccccatctgtaaaatggggacaacagCGCTCCTTAGGTGTGGGTGTGATGATGAGGTTTAATAAGATAACACAGGGTGTGGAGGAGAAAGGGCCCAGAGAGTGCTGGTCCTATGATTAAGGCGTCGATGGAATGCTCAATGATCTAGGCCCAGAAAGGCAAAGTgactagcccaaggtcacacagcaaggctGAGGTTGTCCAGTGCACAGGAAGAGCATGGGCTTTGGGGCCAATGTACTATAGACCACTGTACTCACTGTCCCTCCTTGCAGGCCTGCCCCCGGGATCCATCTTATGCCTCTTTCCACCCCGTTGGGAATAGGTTTGGCCAAGTGATGTGCTTtggccaaaaaaacaaaacacaaacaaacaaaaacaatagcagAAATGTCCTGGCTGCTTCTGAGAGGGAGTCACCCTGTGATTTGACCATCAGTTTTTTCCCTCTGCTATGGGGACATCCTACCCCGATGGGGATATCCTACCCTGATGGGGACTGCCTGGTCA is drawn from Saccopteryx leptura isolate mSacLep1 chromosome 1, mSacLep1_pri_phased_curated, whole genome shotgun sequence and contains these coding sequences:
- the SHISAL1 gene encoding protein shisa-like-1, which translates into the protein MTSCGQQSLNVLTVLSLLISTVLSAHFRVCEPYTDHKGHYHFGFHCPRLSDNKTFILCCHHNNTVFKYCCNETEFQAVMQANLTAGSEGYTHNNYTALLGVWIYGFFVLMLLILDLLYYSAMNYDICKVYLARCGIHGRWMKQDPRRWGNPARGPRPGQPAPQPQPPPDPLPQAPQAVHTLQGDTHSPPLVTFQSSSA